The genomic segment TTTTGCTTTTTGCATTCTGCAATCTGCATTCTGCTTTCTGCTTTCTCGTATGGCCATGCAAATTGTTTGCTCTATTTTTTGCTTTATGCTGTTATCCCCTTAGCTCAGAAACCAGGCTTTCGTACGCAATCCCCCTTTTCTGAGCTAAGGGGATAACTCCCCAAAGCGAACAAAAGACAATATTTATTTTCCCCTTCAAGCTCAACCATTCCTCACGCTTTCATTGCCTGGAATAGGCAATAATCATTCCTACCGCAAGCTACACCTCGCGCCGCTAAACAGCGTTGATTTGTAATCGCTTACATGATCAAAAGAGAACCTTTCCGCCTCTTTTCAGCTGAAAACGAGATTTTACAAAAAGCATGCCTGGGGACTATGATCATCATTGCACCTGCCTCAAACCGAGTCGCTTGCGGAGAGAACAAGCAGCTTTTTTTTCCATGGTGAAAAAACTTATAACAGGAGATAGTAGCAATAACATGCTCTGCATAAATGCTTTATACTCTTACGACTAACTGCTGGCGGTGACCTGAAATGATGACTTTTTTAAAACGGCTTTTAATTGGACGGCCGCTCAAATCCAATGAACTGGGCGACCAGAAACTGATCAAGCTGAAAGCGCTGGCCATTCTTTCGTCGGATGCCCTCTCCTCCGTTGCCTATGGACCGGAACAAATTTTGATTGTCTTAATAACAGTAAGTGCTGCTGCATTCTGGTATTCAGTACCAATTGCTGCTTTCGTGCTCATTTTGCTGCTGGCGCTTATTCTGTCTTACCGGCAAATTATTTTCGCCTATCCGCATGGCGGGGGCGCATATGTCGTATCCAAAGAAAATCTCGGCATTTTCCCCGGATTAATTTCAGGCGGATCCTTGCTAGTGGACTACATATTGACGGTAGCGGTCAGCGTCTCCGCTGGAACCGACGCCATTACGTCGGCTTTTCCCAGCCTCCATGAGCATAATGTGTTGATTGCTGTTATTTTCGTCATTTTAATTACGATATTGAATTTGCGTGGCGTGACCGAGTCGGCATCCATTCTCGCCTACCCGGTATATTTGTTCGTTCTTGCGCTGTTTATTTTAATCGGAGCAGGTATTTACAATATTTCAACCGGCCATGTGCCGCCTGAGCTGCATACGCCGATTGGGACGCCAGTTGCAGGCATCAGCTTGTTCCTGCTGCTGCGTGCCTTTGCGTCTGGCAGCTCCGCGCTCACAGGGGTAGAAGCCATTTCCAATGCGATTCCAAACTTTCGCGACCCGGCTCCCCGGAATGCTGCAAAGACGCTCTCATCCATGGGCATTTTGCTGGCTATTCTTTTCTCTGGCATTGTGTTCCTTGCCTATTATTACGGCATTAAACCGGCGGTAGAAGTAACCGTCGTTTCCCAAATTGCTGAGCATACGTTTGGGCGGCATTTTATGTATTTCTTCATTCAAGGCACTACGGCGCTGATTTTGATTTTGGCAGCTAATACAGGATATTCGGCTTTTCCGCTGCTCGCGGTGAATTTGGCTAAAGACAAGTTTATTCCGCGGATGTTTACGGTCAGGGGCGATCGCCTTGGCTATTCCAATGGCATTATCAGCCTTGGCGTGCTTTCCATCCTGTTGATTATTGCTTTTGGCGGTCAGACCGAGCATTTGATTCCGCTTTATGCGGTCGGGGTATTCATTCCATTTACCTTGTCCCAGACGGGGATGATTGTGAAATGGATCCGCCAGAAGCCGAAGGGCTGGGTCGTGAAGCTGCTTATAAACTCGGCAGGGGCGCTCATCAGCTTGATCGTCACAATGATGTTCTTTTTGACGAAGTTCGCTCAAGTATGGCCTGTGCTCGTGTTTCTGCCGATTATTATTTATGTGTTTCACCGAATTAAAAAGCATTACAACGCCGTCGGCGAACAGCTGCGGCTCACCACGTGCGAGCCTGCAATGCCCATCGAAGGCAATGTGCTGATTTTGCCTGTGGCCGGAATGACACATGTTGTCGATAATTCCATTGCTTATGCCAAGTCACTGTCCGTGAATCAAATTATTGCGGTGTATGTGCCATTTGAGCGGGAGGAAGGCGAAGCGTTCGAGGAAAAATGGAAGGATTGGCAGCCGGACGTGCGATTAGTCGTATTGCATTCGCCTTATCGTTCGGTTATGCAGCCGCTGCTGAAATTTATTGATACGGTGGAGCGCAAGGCCAGCCAGTCCAGCTACCGCGTGACGGTGATTATACCGCAATTTATCCCGAAACGCGGCTGGCATAATATTTTGCACAACCAGACGAGCTTTATGATTCGCGCCCTGCTGCTGCACCGCAAAAACGTCGTAGTTACGACCGTTCCCTATCATCTCAAAAAATAAATAACGCCCGCACGCTCCGTACGCGATATCCGGCCCGACTGCTCCAGCTCATACAAATGGGCGAGCGTCTCGGCCATAGCAAAACGGTGCTGATGCGGGCTTTGTTGTGCCCGTGCACCGAAAGATCGTCCACACACCTCAAAGCCTGTG from the Paenibacillus sp. BIHB 4019 genome contains:
- a CDS encoding APC family permease, with the protein product MMTFLKRLLIGRPLKSNELGDQKLIKLKALAILSSDALSSVAYGPEQILIVLITVSAAAFWYSVPIAAFVLILLLALILSYRQIIFAYPHGGGAYVVSKENLGIFPGLISGGSLLVDYILTVAVSVSAGTDAITSAFPSLHEHNVLIAVIFVILITILNLRGVTESASILAYPVYLFVLALFILIGAGIYNISTGHVPPELHTPIGTPVAGISLFLLLRAFASGSSALTGVEAISNAIPNFRDPAPRNAAKTLSSMGILLAILFSGIVFLAYYYGIKPAVEVTVVSQIAEHTFGRHFMYFFIQGTTALILILAANTGYSAFPLLAVNLAKDKFIPRMFTVRGDRLGYSNGIISLGVLSILLIIAFGGQTEHLIPLYAVGVFIPFTLSQTGMIVKWIRQKPKGWVVKLLINSAGALISLIVTMMFFLTKFAQVWPVLVFLPIIIYVFHRIKKHYNAVGEQLRLTTCEPAMPIEGNVLILPVAGMTHVVDNSIAYAKSLSVNQIIAVYVPFEREEGEAFEEKWKDWQPDVRLVVLHSPYRSVMQPLLKFIDTVERKASQSSYRVTVIIPQFIPKRGWHNILHNQTSFMIRALLLHRKNVVVTTVPYHLKK